A single region of the Variovorax paradoxus genome encodes:
- the ybgF gene encoding tol-pal system protein YbgF, which produces MQHALMRGAALAAALLCVSAGSQAALFEDDEARRAILDLRQRVEAMRQQTDQRLTDENGQLRRSLLDLQNQIEQMRGDLARMTGQNEQLQRTLSEMQSRQSTIDDRLKQTEPTKVSVDGREFTADPKEKADFDAALGIFRAGQFAQAQTAFAEFVKRYPQSGYNASALFWLGNAQYATRNYNEAIANFRSMLSLAPDHAKAPEAVLSIANCQIELKDTRAARRTLEDLTKAYPQSEAAQAGRERLSRLR; this is translated from the coding sequence ATGCAACACGCTCTAATGCGAGGCGCGGCACTGGCTGCCGCCTTGCTCTGCGTTTCGGCAGGCTCGCAAGCCGCGTTGTTCGAGGATGACGAGGCGCGCCGCGCCATCCTCGACCTGCGGCAGCGGGTCGAAGCCATGCGCCAGCAGACCGACCAGCGGCTGACCGACGAAAACGGCCAGCTGCGCCGCAGCCTGCTCGACCTGCAAAACCAGATCGAGCAGATGCGAGGCGATCTTGCGCGCATGACCGGCCAGAACGAGCAGCTGCAGCGCACGCTGAGCGAAATGCAGTCCCGTCAGAGCACCATCGACGACCGGCTGAAGCAGACCGAACCGACGAAGGTTTCCGTGGACGGCCGCGAGTTCACCGCGGACCCCAAGGAAAAGGCCGACTTCGATGCCGCACTCGGCATCTTCCGCGCGGGCCAGTTCGCGCAGGCGCAAACCGCCTTCGCGGAGTTCGTCAAGCGCTACCCGCAAAGCGGCTACAACGCCTCCGCGTTGTTCTGGCTCGGCAATGCGCAGTACGCCACGCGCAACTACAACGAGGCCATTGCGAACTTCCGTTCCATGCTGTCGCTCGCGCCCGACCACGCCAAGGCTCCCGAGGCCGTGCTGTCGATCGCAAATTGCCAGATCGAGCTGAAAGACACGCGCGCCGCGCGCCGCACGCTGGAAGACCTGACCAAGGCCTACCCGCAATCCGAAGCCGCTCAGGCGGGCCGCGAGCGACTCTCGCGCCTGCGTTGA
- the pal gene encoding peptidoglycan-associated lipoprotein Pal codes for MLKRTIYSLAIVALIAGCSSGTKLNDTPVTDRSGTAGGQQGSASGVAPVTIDPNAGTAQGPVGIERIVYFDYDSYTVKPEFQSLIDGHARFLKANPQRRVSIEGHTDERGGREYNLALGQKRSEAVRRALTLLGVNDAQIEAVSFGKEKPAAQGSGEDVWAQNRRAELRYTR; via the coding sequence ATGTTGAAACGTACGATTTATTCGCTGGCCATCGTGGCTCTGATTGCTGGCTGCTCGTCGGGCACCAAGCTCAACGACACACCGGTGACCGACCGCTCCGGAACCGCCGGCGGCCAGCAGGGCAGCGCCAGCGGGGTCGCGCCCGTCACCATCGATCCCAATGCCGGCACCGCGCAAGGTCCGGTCGGTATCGAACGGATCGTCTATTTCGACTACGACAGCTACACGGTCAAGCCCGAGTTCCAGTCCCTGATCGACGGCCATGCCCGTTTCCTCAAGGCCAACCCGCAGCGCCGTGTTTCCATCGAAGGCCACACCGACGAACGTGGCGGCCGCGAGTACAACCTTGCGCTGGGCCAGAAGCGTTCCGAAGCCGTCCGCCGTGCGCTGACGCTGCTGGGCGTGAACGACGCCCAGATCGAAGCCGTGAGCTTCGGCAAGGAAAAGCCGGCGGCCCAGGGCTCGGGCGAAGACGTCTGGGCTCAGAACCGCCGCGCTGAACTCCGCTACACCCGGTGA